The following proteins come from a genomic window of Gynuella sunshinyii YC6258:
- a CDS encoding DoxX family protein gives MNALIAKFNAMLDMPDVGKLVLRVSFGLMFLLHGIHKIHGGTDFIQGLLVQHGLPAFIAYGVYLGEVVAPLMLILGVYTRIGAFIMIGTCFFITYLAHMGDLFVLDQYGAWGAEGVGVYLFSAIAILFLGSGKYALLADR, from the coding sequence ATGAATGCCTTGATTGCTAAGTTTAACGCTATGTTGGATATGCCGGATGTTGGAAAGTTGGTGCTGCGTGTCAGTTTTGGCCTGATGTTCCTGTTGCATGGCATTCATAAGATCCACGGTGGTACGGATTTTATTCAGGGACTGTTGGTGCAGCATGGTCTGCCAGCGTTTATTGCTTATGGGGTATATTTGGGTGAAGTGGTGGCTCCGTTGATGTTGATTCTGGGCGTATACACTCGTATTGGGGCGTTCATTATGATTGGCACCTGCTTCTTTATTACTTATCTGGCGCATATGGGTGATTTGTTTGTGCTGGATCAATACGGTGCCTGGGGCGCTGAAGGCGTCGGTGTATATTTGTTCTCAGCGATTGCGATTCTGTTTCTGGGTTCTGGTAAGTACGCACTATTGGCCGATCGCTGA
- a CDS encoding DUF817 domain-containing protein: MRSFIKEFWLFGLKQAYASMFGGFLLAVMMVTRYWYPLEGLHRYDFIFLAAVGFQLLMLVTRLETLRESLVIVVFHLVATVMELFKTSDAIGSWTYPEEYVFGIATVPLFTGFMYSAIGSYIARVWRIFNFQYSAYPGKWYTVVLVVLIYLNFFTHHFIWDMRWLLLTASCVMFFKTGIYFKIRRTHRYMPLLVGWFLVALFIWFAENIATYCNVWIYPDQADGWHMVSVSKLVSWFLLMQLSFVLVTMINDIQGHRPADARVLSK, encoded by the coding sequence ATGCGAAGTTTCATCAAGGAGTTTTGGCTGTTTGGTCTGAAGCAGGCTTATGCCAGTATGTTCGGTGGTTTTTTACTGGCGGTGATGATGGTAACCCGGTATTGGTACCCACTGGAGGGGCTGCACCGTTATGATTTTATCTTTCTGGCGGCGGTCGGTTTTCAGTTGCTGATGCTGGTAACCCGGCTGGAGACGCTGCGGGAATCGCTGGTGATTGTGGTGTTTCATCTGGTGGCAACGGTTATGGAGTTGTTCAAGACTTCCGATGCCATTGGCTCCTGGACGTATCCGGAAGAGTACGTGTTTGGCATTGCCACTGTGCCGTTATTTACCGGTTTTATGTACAGCGCCATCGGCAGTTATATTGCCAGGGTCTGGCGTATTTTTAACTTCCAGTACAGTGCTTATCCCGGCAAGTGGTATACGGTTGTGCTGGTGGTGCTTATTTACCTCAACTTTTTCACCCATCATTTTATCTGGGATATGCGCTGGCTATTGCTGACGGCCAGTTGTGTTATGTTTTTCAAAACTGGTATCTATTTCAAAATACGACGGACACATCGTTATATGCCGCTGTTGGTGGGGTGGTTTCTGGTGGCGTTGTTTATCTGGTTTGCAGAGAATATTGCCACTTATTGTAATGTCTGGATTTATCCGGATCAGGCCGATGGCTGGCATATGGTGTCGGTCTCCAAACTGGTGTCGTGGTTTTTGCTGATGCAGCTGAGCTTTGTGTTGGTGACCATGATTAATGATATTCAGGGTCACCGGCCGGCGGATGCGCGGGTGCTGAGCAAATAA
- a CDS encoding GNAT family N-acetyltransferase encodes MNQIVIRAAELSDSAMLAVLCVTVWTDTYSLEGLEAAHADYMLAEFSPANMQTNISTKVVWVAELDGKVVGVMVFSPEKHEIDTLYVLRHFKGMGIGRAFLKKLRANFIGAVYLTCWEGNSPAIQFYQAVGLVEDGEDFFPLDGQLHRNIRFCMPENWEL; translated from the coding sequence GTGAATCAAATCGTGATCAGAGCGGCAGAGTTGTCGGATTCTGCGATGCTCGCTGTGTTGTGTGTGACCGTCTGGACGGATACTTACTCTTTAGAGGGGCTGGAGGCGGCTCATGCCGATTATATGTTGGCGGAATTTTCTCCAGCCAATATGCAAACGAACATCAGCACGAAGGTGGTCTGGGTTGCGGAACTCGATGGCAAAGTGGTTGGCGTGATGGTGTTCAGTCCGGAAAAGCATGAAATTGATACCCTCTATGTGCTGAGACACTTCAAGGGCATGGGGATTGGCAGGGCTTTCCTGAAAAAGCTACGAGCCAACTTCATTGGGGCGGTTTATTTGACATGCTGGGAAGGGAATTCGCCGGCGATTCAGTTCTATCAGGCTGTTGGCCTTGTGGAGGACGGGGAGGATTTTTTCCCGCTGGACGGACAATTGCACCGGAATATCCGGTTTTGTATGCCAGAGAACTGGGAGTTGTAG